A window of the Dickeya dianthicola NCPPB 453 genome harbors these coding sequences:
- a CDS encoding beta-ketoacyl-[acyl-carrier-protein] synthase family protein produces the protein MKLQLQKKYRCESFVTSFDEGKTMGVYINAVETYLPGPIISNQELGSKIGFKPELIKKLFGNTGRHFAVNMNTGKPIASSAELITIVIKKLLSSSGINKERIDFIIVASATPDTLLPSSVNQACHIMGFRQIETYQIVSGCSGAVQALKLARELVAAPDNGLDNGLVIGVDTAYKFLDIFDEHASKKETKELVNYTLFGDGVGGCLISNQPSVSSIEIEHISFKYLGVDEVVGQLANWRGSRNDIEYGALLNEEYKLIEKLVPVITQDTINALTDKLGGRPDWLLPPQLSGSMLEKILSDIGYTVDEIFSLVDKIGNTANAALFFQIKEFSDISLTNERAIGVSVESSRWLAGGLILRNRKGLL, from the coding sequence ATGAAATTGCAGTTGCAAAAAAAATACAGGTGTGAGAGCTTTGTCACAAGCTTCGATGAGGGAAAAACAATGGGCGTATATATTAATGCGGTGGAAACTTATTTGCCTGGCCCGATTATTAGTAATCAGGAGTTGGGGAGTAAAATCGGATTTAAACCTGAGTTAATTAAAAAGCTTTTCGGGAATACCGGTCGGCATTTTGCCGTTAATATGAATACCGGCAAACCTATCGCGTCGTCAGCAGAATTAATTACCATCGTAATCAAGAAACTGCTTTCCAGCTCCGGCATAAATAAAGAGCGCATCGATTTTATTATCGTAGCGTCCGCCACGCCGGATACGCTCTTGCCAAGCAGTGTAAATCAGGCGTGTCATATTATGGGGTTTCGGCAGATTGAAACCTACCAGATTGTTTCGGGGTGTTCCGGCGCGGTGCAGGCGCTCAAGCTGGCCCGCGAGCTGGTGGCGGCGCCGGACAATGGCCTGGACAACGGCCTGGTCATCGGGGTTGATACAGCCTATAAATTCCTGGATATCTTTGACGAACACGCCAGTAAGAAAGAAACGAAGGAACTGGTGAATTATACGTTGTTTGGCGACGGCGTCGGCGGATGCCTGATTTCCAATCAGCCATCAGTATCCAGTATTGAGATTGAACATATCTCTTTTAAATATCTGGGCGTTGATGAAGTGGTCGGGCAATTGGCAAATTGGCGTGGCTCCCGTAATGATATTGAGTATGGCGCTTTGCTGAATGAAGAATATAAATTGATTGAAAAACTGGTGCCGGTTATTACCCAGGATACGATCAATGCATTGACGGATAAATTAGGCGGGCGTCCGGATTGGCTGCTGCCGCCGCAACTTTCCGGTTCGATGCTGGAGAAAATTTTATCCGATATCGGTTATACGGTAGATGAAATATTCAGTCTGGTGGATAAAATCGGTAATACCGCCAATGCCGCGTTATTTTTTCAGATAAAAGAATTCAGCGATATCTCCCTTACCAATGAACGTGCCATTGGTGTTTCCGTTGAGTCGTCGCGTTGGCTGGCGGGCGGTCTGATCCTAAGAAACAGAAAAGGCCTTTTATAA
- a CDS encoding HAD-IIIC family phosphatase produces the protein MKQDNALSRIAASKKIAAEGKRIVNIATFSNFNHKALNDLITFNLDGMGCYPSFYDGIYSDYFPHVLGNAADIKTFGAQFHFYVLDASFIENDIGSLLPVDDIRENIQEQKSRLAYLLNFSTAGCDAHIVLNTVHIAESQLKQIIAQEQRAALKQLIAEFNAYLLALGQAEDRVTVVDLQETGGIVEDSATRRTAQLLGLGVGMDVLDVIARVGVAAIRHALGKTLKCVVSDLDNTLWKGILADDGVDGILMADKHIGMGHLRYQEYLRNLYDQGIILAICSKNNLENVEEAFKRRADEMRISLDKFSVVSANWQGKSGNILNIANELNISPEHMLFIDDSAFECAEVKARLPEIAVLEFSGDVAENVDALIAADYFLRPTISSDDRMRNLSYAQNKRRTELQKEFADDHAFLASLGMTLAILPVDASTLDRVSQLTLRTNQFNMTTQRMTTQDVAGYLARKEYLAVTLACRDRIGDYGTIGAIFLRFDGDGCHIDNFIMSCRIFGRQVEFAAMRWLFGVCRARGIDRITAAYVPTEKNRKFQRFYPDCGFAETASNVFTVIDPAPALLADNSNTVTVKEEE, from the coding sequence ATGAAACAGGATAATGCATTAAGTCGGATCGCCGCTTCGAAAAAAATCGCAGCGGAAGGGAAGCGCATCGTCAATATAGCCACGTTCAGTAATTTCAATCATAAGGCATTGAATGACCTGATTACGTTTAACCTGGATGGCATGGGCTGTTATCCATCCTTTTATGACGGTATTTACAGCGACTATTTTCCCCACGTTTTGGGTAATGCCGCCGACATCAAGACGTTTGGGGCGCAATTTCATTTTTATGTCCTGGATGCCTCCTTTATCGAAAACGACATCGGTTCGCTGCTGCCGGTGGACGACATCCGCGAAAATATCCAGGAACAGAAAAGCCGGCTGGCTTATCTGCTGAATTTTTCTACTGCCGGCTGCGATGCCCACATTGTGCTGAACACCGTCCATATCGCTGAATCGCAGCTCAAACAGATTATCGCGCAGGAGCAGCGGGCGGCGTTGAAGCAGCTGATCGCCGAATTCAACGCCTATCTCCTGGCGCTGGGGCAGGCGGAAGATCGCGTGACGGTGGTCGATTTGCAGGAAACCGGCGGGATAGTGGAGGACTCGGCCACCCGCCGAACGGCGCAGTTACTGGGGCTGGGCGTTGGTATGGATGTACTGGACGTCATTGCGCGCGTCGGCGTCGCCGCTATCCGGCACGCTCTGGGGAAAACGCTGAAATGCGTGGTCAGTGATCTGGACAACACGTTGTGGAAGGGCATTTTGGCGGACGACGGCGTCGACGGCATCCTGATGGCGGATAAACATATCGGCATGGGGCACCTGCGCTATCAGGAGTATCTGCGCAACCTGTACGATCAGGGCATTATTCTGGCCATTTGCAGCAAAAACAATCTGGAGAATGTGGAGGAGGCGTTTAAACGCCGCGCTGACGAGATGCGCATTTCGCTGGATAAGTTTTCCGTGGTCAGCGCCAACTGGCAGGGGAAAAGCGGCAACATCCTGAACATCGCCAACGAGTTGAATATCTCCCCGGAACACATGCTGTTTATTGACGACTCGGCGTTCGAATGCGCGGAAGTCAAGGCTCGCCTTCCGGAGATAGCGGTGCTGGAATTTTCCGGCGACGTGGCGGAGAACGTCGACGCGCTGATCGCCGCCGACTATTTCCTGCGCCCGACCATCAGCAGCGATGACCGCATGCGCAATCTGAGCTATGCGCAGAATAAACGTCGCACGGAGCTGCAAAAAGAATTTGCGGATGACCACGCCTTTCTGGCCAGCCTGGGCATGACGCTGGCTATCCTGCCGGTGGACGCGTCCACGCTGGATCGCGTATCGCAACTGACGCTGCGCACCAACCAGTTCAATATGACGACGCAACGGATGACCACGCAGGACGTAGCCGGCTACCTCGCGCGGAAAGAGTATCTGGCGGTTACGCTGGCGTGCCGCGACCGAATCGGCGACTACGGCACCATTGGCGCGATATTCCTGCGTTTCGACGGCGATGGCTGTCACATTGACAACTTCATCATGAGCTGCCGTATCTTCGGGCGTCAGGTCGAGTTCGCGGCGATGCGCTGGCTGTTCGGTGTGTGCCGGGCGCGGGGTATCGACCGGATTACCGCCGCGTATGTCCCGACCGAAAAAAATAGAAAATTCCAGCGTTTTTATCCGGATTGCGGGTTCGCCGAAACCGCCAGCAATGTGTTCACCGTTATCGACCCGGCGCCCGCGTTGCTGGCCGATAACAGCAATACCGTCACTGTCAAAGAAGAGGAATGA
- a CDS encoding phosphopantetheine-binding protein — MTMKLDDFIGLINTKTGMALATEQAQEDLTNLPEWDSLTFVYLLMEIEKQQNVKIDVEKVLQCTTLNDIYRVVSHEVTESF; from the coding sequence ATGACCATGAAACTGGACGACTTTATCGGCTTGATTAACACCAAAACCGGCATGGCGCTGGCGACCGAACAGGCGCAGGAGGATTTGACCAACCTTCCTGAGTGGGACTCGTTGACCTTCGTCTATCTGTTGATGGAAATCGAAAAACAGCAGAACGTCAAAATCGATGTCGAGAAGGTATTGCAATGCACCACGCTGAATGACATTTACAGGGTCGTGAGCCATGAAGTTACTGAAAGTTTCTAG
- a CDS encoding 2-oxo acid dehydrogenase subunit E2, translated as MKLLKVSRERRQTLSFLAISRGIPAITVMREIDVSRIVAGGRQRSMTAITIKAISEALRQFPQLNAMIRFGSDSTLICPDNISTRVTLEKALNGVSGVYSRVIKHTDRLSVADIEQALQQFKQEDAATSEHYEKIRLIQRLPPLLAGLLLRLAMLSPKLQAETWGSFTVTSLGKNSPDVCIPISGSTFTFTLGLINEMLSRNTHETAVSHVANLTMIFDHRVLDGRLASEFLAQIKSNIEGFALESSS; from the coding sequence ATGAAGTTACTGAAAGTTTCTAGGGAAAGGCGCCAGACGCTCTCTTTTCTGGCGATATCCCGGGGCATTCCGGCCATTACCGTCATGCGCGAGATAGATGTCTCGCGCATTGTGGCGGGCGGGCGGCAGCGCAGCATGACGGCGATTACCATCAAGGCGATCAGCGAGGCGCTGCGTCAGTTTCCGCAACTGAACGCGATGATCAGATTCGGCAGCGACAGCACGCTGATTTGCCCGGATAACATCAGTACCCGGGTGACGCTGGAAAAGGCGCTGAACGGCGTGTCCGGGGTGTATTCACGGGTTATCAAACATACGGATCGGCTGTCTGTCGCCGATATCGAACAGGCGTTGCAGCAGTTCAAGCAGGAGGACGCGGCCACCAGCGAGCATTACGAGAAAATTCGCTTGATTCAGCGTTTGCCGCCGCTACTGGCCGGCCTGCTGCTGCGGTTGGCGATGCTGTCGCCGAAACTACAGGCGGAAACCTGGGGCAGTTTCACCGTGACATCGCTGGGGAAAAACAGCCCCGACGTGTGTATCCCGATATCCGGTTCCACGTTCACGTTTACGCTGGGGTTGATTAACGAAATGTTGTCGCGAAACACGCATGAAACGGCAGTGTCGCATGTGGCGAATCTGACGATGATTTTCGACCACCGTGTGCTGGACGGCCGGCTGGCGTCGGAATTTCTGGCGCAGATAAAAAGCAACATAGAAGGTTTTGCACTGGAGTCATCATCATGA
- a CDS encoding alpha/beta hydrolase, producing the protein MMLDELKNFVLLHSNVLNVGAETRAILPDIHHLGDDAPHSWSQVFYRQAQYHENQGEVLKACSLYNLARFPYPETPLQHECNLHCQRLFHQQYIESGTVTRVSLSQGRQVCYVKKKNTGNVVIINGGIISLKEQWVHLVGLFERFDVTVVLTEMPGVGENQLPYNEQSFRMYSDVLDYLAQDRSDIRCHIFGLSFSGFIAYKNSLTDSRIVGITMAGTPLDSLYHDRDVYQRLPYVTRLVIGHNVGKTHQELDDDDKVFRYLDTTFVMHPEDSNHRVRLYYVQSLRDEVIPNIEADVIRRLSRQNHILSLDDVHGSPGYGKTVRVYLLWSLLDSLRLSRVLPGVARLGFHILRRLKR; encoded by the coding sequence ATGATGCTTGATGAACTCAAAAATTTTGTGCTGCTGCACAGCAATGTGCTGAATGTCGGCGCGGAAACCCGCGCCATCCTGCCGGATATTCATCATCTGGGCGACGATGCGCCGCATAGCTGGAGCCAGGTGTTTTACCGTCAGGCGCAATACCATGAAAATCAAGGCGAAGTGCTCAAGGCGTGTTCGCTTTACAATCTGGCGCGTTTTCCCTATCCGGAAACACCGCTTCAGCATGAGTGCAACCTGCACTGTCAGCGCTTGTTCCACCAGCAGTATATCGAAAGCGGTACGGTGACGAGGGTCAGTCTGTCGCAGGGGCGGCAGGTGTGCTACGTCAAAAAAAAGAACACCGGCAACGTCGTCATTATTAATGGAGGCATCATCTCGCTGAAAGAACAGTGGGTGCATCTGGTGGGGCTGTTCGAACGTTTCGACGTTACCGTGGTGTTGACGGAAATGCCGGGAGTGGGGGAAAACCAACTGCCTTACAACGAACAATCCTTCCGCATGTACAGCGATGTGCTGGATTATCTCGCGCAGGATCGCTCCGACATCCGGTGTCATATTTTCGGCCTGAGCTTCAGTGGGTTTATCGCCTACAAGAACAGCCTGACCGATAGCCGCATCGTGGGCATCACTATGGCGGGCACGCCGTTGGATTCGCTGTACCACGACAGGGATGTCTATCAGCGGCTGCCTTACGTTACACGGCTGGTTATCGGGCATAACGTGGGGAAAACGCACCAGGAACTGGATGACGACGACAAGGTATTTCGTTACCTCGATACCACGTTCGTGATGCACCCGGAGGATAGCAACCATCGCGTCAGGCTGTATTACGTTCAGAGCCTGCGCGACGAAGTGATCCCTAACATCGAAGCGGACGTGATCCGCCGTTTGTCCCGGCAGAACCATATTTTGTCGCTGGATGACGTGCATGGATCGCCCGGGTACGGCAAAACCGTGCGGGTTTATTTGCTATGGTCATTGCTGGATTCGTTGCGCCTGTCGCGGGTCTTGCCCGGCGTCGCCAGGCTAGGGTTTCACATCCTGCGGCGTCTGAAGCGATAG
- a CDS encoding ABC transporter permease, with protein MSQPLASNGALPFHHRLFDLFYKWGMLITVVALIALFGLASDNFLDPNNIINILRSIAIVTVIAVAVSLSLSVGGFDLSVGSTASLANALVISLFVWHGFGTTAAIALTLTLCLLVGLFNAFLIVVLRIPDMLATLASLFVIQGVAMTYSYGGSITQNMLLPSGDMAEGVIPEVFATLGQVPVIVVIMLVVTVLAQLYMSLTKHGRRMYAIGGNPEAARLAGIRTARYRVLAYLFSSLLAALGGILLASRIGSSQVNAGGGYLMDAVAAAYIGFSLAGSGKPNALGTLVGAVILGVLQNGLVMLSVPYYAMDIIKGLVLALALAMTYFQKR; from the coding sequence GTGAGTCAGCCACTTGCATCCAACGGGGCGCTGCCCTTTCATCACCGCCTGTTCGACCTGTTCTACAAATGGGGGATGCTGATTACCGTCGTCGCGCTGATCGCCCTGTTCGGGCTGGCGTCGGACAATTTTCTCGATCCGAACAACATCATCAATATCCTGCGCTCCATCGCCATCGTCACGGTGATCGCCGTCGCCGTTTCCCTCTCGCTGTCGGTAGGCGGCTTCGACCTGTCGGTAGGGTCGACCGCCTCGCTGGCGAACGCGCTGGTGATTTCGCTGTTCGTCTGGCACGGTTTCGGCACCACCGCCGCCATCGCGCTGACGCTGACGCTGTGTCTGCTGGTGGGGTTATTCAATGCGTTTCTGATCGTAGTGCTGCGGATTCCCGACATGCTGGCGACGCTGGCCAGCCTGTTCGTGATTCAGGGCGTCGCCATGACCTACAGCTACGGCGGCTCCATCACCCAGAATATGCTGCTGCCGAGCGGCGATATGGCGGAAGGCGTGATCCCCGAGGTGTTCGCTACGCTGGGGCAGGTGCCGGTGATTGTGGTGATCATGCTGGTGGTGACGGTTCTGGCGCAGCTTTATATGTCGCTGACCAAGCACGGCCGGCGCATGTACGCGATTGGCGGCAATCCGGAAGCGGCGCGGCTGGCCGGTATTCGCACCGCCCGTTACCGTGTGCTGGCCTACCTGTTTTCGTCGCTGCTGGCCGCGCTGGGCGGCATCCTGCTGGCGTCCCGCATCGGCTCTTCGCAGGTCAACGCCGGCGGTGGTTACCTGATGGACGCGGTGGCCGCCGCTTATATCGGTTTTTCGCTGGCCGGTTCCGGCAAACCCAACGCGCTGGGAACGCTGGTCGGCGCGGTGATCCTCGGCGTACTGCAAAACGGGTTGGTGATGCTGTCCGTGCCCTATTACGCTATGGACATCATCAAAGGGCTGGTGCTGGCGCTGGCGCTGGCCATGACCTACTTCCAGAAGCGCTGA
- a CDS encoding sugar ABC transporter ATP-binding protein → MSINPRSRLEMRYISISFAGFPALRQVNFTLEGGSIHALTGANGAGKSTLMAILSGSYDHYSGDILLDGEKVVIHSPRDAKRHGIHLVQQEVDAALVPTLSVAENIMLDQLAESGHVLNWPALYRQAQALLAQLGVNINVRQRLERCSLAEKQQILLARALSHRCRFLILDEPTAPLDQEESARLFAVVRRLQQDGIGIVFISHRIHELKAICDTLTVLRDGQFVSSGPVQGLSGGEIVERMLGHRLDDIFPPRRPRQDNDILLQVDGLHDDTLLHNISLRLRQGEILGIAGLAGAGKTELCKALFGAARSRIESGRYQGRPWRPTSPADAVQQGIALVPEERRKEGIFIDESVAMNLSISASDSFSRYGVFGHGQALAWARALIQRLTIRTSGPQQRLRRLSGGNQQKVAIGKWLRSDLQVLILDEPTKGVDIKAKQDLFSLIDSLAQQGKGVIYASGEFSELVGLCDRICVLWDGRIVAELDGADADEETLLLYSTGGTPA, encoded by the coding sequence ATGTCCATAAACCCGCGTTCGCGTCTGGAAATGCGCTACATTTCCATCTCTTTTGCCGGATTCCCGGCGCTCAGACAGGTGAATTTCACGCTGGAAGGCGGATCTATCCACGCGCTGACCGGCGCCAACGGCGCGGGAAAATCCACGCTAATGGCGATTCTTTCTGGATCTTATGACCATTACAGCGGAGATATCCTGCTGGATGGCGAAAAAGTCGTAATTCATTCTCCCCGCGACGCCAAACGCCACGGTATTCATCTGGTACAGCAGGAAGTGGACGCCGCGCTGGTCCCCACGCTGTCGGTGGCGGAAAATATCATGCTGGACCAGTTGGCGGAAAGCGGCCACGTACTCAACTGGCCGGCGCTCTATCGGCAGGCGCAGGCGCTGCTGGCGCAACTGGGGGTCAACATCAATGTCCGCCAGCGGCTGGAACGGTGCTCGCTGGCGGAAAAACAGCAAATCCTGCTGGCGCGCGCGCTCTCCCACCGCTGCCGGTTTCTGATCCTTGACGAACCCACCGCTCCGCTCGACCAAGAAGAAAGCGCCCGGCTGTTCGCCGTGGTGCGCCGCCTGCAGCAGGACGGTATCGGCATCGTTTTTATTTCACACCGCATCCACGAACTGAAAGCCATCTGCGATACGCTGACCGTGCTGCGCGATGGGCAGTTTGTCAGCAGCGGCCCGGTGCAGGGACTCAGCGGCGGGGAAATTGTCGAGCGGATGCTGGGCCACCGGCTGGATGATATTTTCCCGCCGCGCCGCCCACGTCAAGACAACGACATTCTGTTGCAGGTAGACGGCCTGCACGACGACACGCTGCTGCACAATATTTCGCTCCGGCTGCGCCAGGGCGAAATTCTCGGCATCGCCGGCCTTGCCGGCGCGGGCAAAACCGAACTGTGTAAAGCGCTGTTCGGCGCCGCCCGCAGCCGCATTGAGTCCGGGCGCTATCAGGGTCGGCCCTGGCGCCCTACCTCGCCGGCGGACGCGGTACAACAGGGTATCGCGCTGGTGCCGGAGGAGCGGCGTAAAGAAGGCATTTTTATTGACGAATCCGTCGCCATGAATCTCAGCATCAGCGCCAGCGACAGCTTTTCCCGCTACGGCGTTTTCGGGCACGGTCAGGCGCTGGCCTGGGCCCGCGCGTTGATCCAGCGGCTGACCATCCGCACCAGCGGGCCGCAACAGCGCTTGCGCCGTCTGTCCGGCGGCAACCAGCAAAAGGTGGCGATCGGCAAATGGCTGCGTAGCGACCTACAGGTGCTGATTCTGGATGAGCCCACCAAAGGCGTGGACATCAAAGCTAAACAGGATCTGTTTAGCTTGATCGATTCACTGGCTCAGCAGGGCAAAGGCGTGATTTATGCCTCCGGCGAGTTCTCCGAACTGGTGGGCCTGTGCGACCGAATCTGCGTGCTGTGGGATGGGCGTATCGTCGCCGAACTGGACGGCGCCGACGCCGACGAAGAGACGTTGTTACTTTATTCAACCGGAGGAACTCCCGCGTGA
- a CDS encoding oxidoreductase, with the protein MSTTDIRVQVGPANYFSFPGAIDKLSEFYPDEVLARALWIHGERALAATCAYLPAAFSAPTARSASFSAHCSENEIARLTAAAGDDRTVVIGVGGGAVLDTAKVVARRLGLPLVAIPTIAATCAAWTPLSVWYNEAGQALRFEIFHDANHLVLVEPRILLAAPVEYLLAGIGDTLAKWYEAVVLSPQPETLSLTVRLGLQTAQDIRDVLLNQSESALKAARNATLNQDFLDVVDAIIAGGGMVGGLGERYTRVAAAHAVHNGLTVLPQTAHFLHGTKVAYGILVQCALLGQTETLRQLKAAFRVFGLPVSLAELDVDMTDETALQAVIARTLQAGESIHYLPGPLDADTLLTAFQTVERAND; encoded by the coding sequence ATGAGTACCACTGATATTCGGGTCCAGGTGGGTCCGGCCAATTATTTTTCTTTCCCCGGGGCGATCGACAAGCTGAGCGAATTTTATCCGGACGAAGTGCTGGCTCGCGCGTTGTGGATACACGGCGAACGCGCGCTGGCGGCGACGTGCGCTTATCTGCCGGCGGCGTTTTCTGCGCCGACGGCCCGGTCAGCCAGCTTTTCTGCTCATTGCAGCGAAAATGAAATTGCGCGCTTGACGGCGGCGGCGGGCGATGACCGCACCGTGGTGATTGGCGTGGGCGGCGGCGCGGTGCTGGATACCGCCAAGGTGGTGGCGCGTCGTCTTGGTCTGCCGCTGGTGGCGATTCCGACCATTGCCGCGACCTGCGCCGCCTGGACGCCGCTCTCGGTCTGGTACAACGAGGCCGGGCAGGCGCTACGGTTTGAGATTTTCCACGATGCCAATCATCTGGTGCTGGTGGAACCGCGTATTCTGCTGGCGGCGCCGGTGGAATACCTGCTGGCGGGCATTGGCGATACGCTGGCGAAATGGTATGAGGCGGTGGTGTTAAGCCCGCAGCCGGAAACCCTGTCGCTGACCGTGCGTCTGGGGTTGCAAACCGCGCAGGATATTCGTGACGTATTGCTGAACCAGAGCGAGTCCGCGCTGAAGGCGGCGCGTAACGCTACGCTGAACCAGGATTTCCTGGATGTTGTCGACGCGATTATCGCCGGCGGCGGCATGGTGGGCGGGTTGGGCGAGCGTTACACCCGGGTGGCGGCGGCGCATGCGGTACACAACGGTTTGACGGTGTTGCCGCAGACGGCGCATTTTCTGCATGGCACCAAAGTGGCTTACGGCATTCTGGTACAGTGCGCGCTGCTGGGGCAAACCGAGACGCTGCGTCAGTTGAAAGCGGCATTCCGGGTGTTCGGGCTGCCGGTGTCGCTGGCCGAGCTGGATGTGGATATGACTGATGAAACGGCGTTGCAGGCGGTTATCGCCCGTACCTTGCAGGCCGGCGAATCCATTCATTATCTGCCCGGTCCGCTGGACGCTGATACGTTGCTGACCGCGTTCCAGACTGTGGAACGGGCGAACGACTGA
- a CDS encoding KTSC domain-containing protein — protein sequence MQRKRVSSTELFAVGYDSETSILEVELLNGSLYQYKNVARMIYEELMASNAKARYYARYIRNSFAYDKLQ from the coding sequence TTGCAACGCAAACGTGTATCTTCCACCGAGCTGTTTGCCGTAGGTTACGATTCGGAAACCAGCATATTAGAAGTAGAATTACTGAACGGCAGTCTGTATCAGTACAAAAACGTAGCACGAATGATTTATGAGGAGTTGATGGCCTCCAACGCCAAAGCGCGTTATTACGCACGTTACATCAGGAACTCCTTTGCGTATGACAAACTGCAATAA
- the fghA gene encoding S-formylglutathione hydrolase, with translation MTASLELLEEHRLFGGWQRRYRHASTTLNSDMTFSVFYPPLAGEAPPPVLYWLSGLTCNDENFTIKSGAQRVAAELGLVLVMPDTSPRGDEVPDDVQYDLGKGAGFYVNATQSPWDRHFRMFDYISDELPALVRWHVSASDRVAISGHSMGGHGALMLALRHPGRFRSVSAFAPIVNPSQVPWGQKAFSAYLGDDRQQWLQYDSCHLLAHSDAPLPTLIDQGDGDSFLPTQLQPEQLEAVASARQWPLTLRIQPGYDHSYYFIASFIEDHLRFHAKHLQSN, from the coding sequence ATGACGGCGTCACTGGAATTACTGGAAGAACACCGGTTGTTCGGCGGCTGGCAGCGGCGCTATCGCCATGCCTCCACCACGCTGAATAGCGACATGACCTTCAGCGTGTTTTATCCTCCCCTCGCCGGGGAGGCCCCGCCGCCGGTGCTGTACTGGCTGTCGGGGCTGACCTGCAACGACGAGAACTTTACCATCAAATCCGGCGCCCAGCGGGTGGCGGCGGAACTGGGGCTGGTGTTAGTCATGCCGGACACCAGTCCGCGCGGCGATGAGGTGCCGGACGACGTCCAGTACGACCTGGGCAAGGGCGCGGGTTTTTATGTCAACGCCACGCAATCACCCTGGGACCGGCATTTCCGCATGTTCGACTATATCAGCGACGAACTGCCGGCGCTGGTGCGCTGGCACGTCAGCGCCAGCGATCGGGTCGCCATCAGCGGCCATTCGATGGGCGGGCACGGCGCGCTGATGCTGGCGCTGCGCCATCCGGGGCGTTTCCGCTCGGTGTCGGCCTTTGCGCCGATCGTCAACCCGTCACAGGTGCCCTGGGGGCAGAAAGCCTTCAGCGCCTATCTGGGCGACGACCGGCAGCAGTGGCTGCAGTACGACAGTTGTCACCTGCTCGCTCACAGCGACGCGCCGCTGCCGACGTTGATCGATCAGGGCGACGGCGACAGCTTCCTGCCAACCCAGCTTCAGCCCGAGCAGTTGGAAGCCGTCGCCAGCGCCCGGCAATGGCCGCTGACGCTGCGTATCCAGCCGGGTTATGACCACAGCTACTACTTCATCGCCAGCTTTATCGAAGATCATCTGCGTTTTCACGCAAAGCACTTGCAGTCGAACTGA